The DNA window CCATGGCTTGTTGGCCTACGTTCCAGAAGCTTCTTGACCTGAGAGGCTCCTTCCCCTGCCAAACATTACTCCAGCTCCTTACGAAGTGCTCATCTTAATCCGCCTCTTCAAGCACCACTCAGTGTGTAACAGTATCTTTTTCTTAGCCCTCGCATCCTGTCTCTGACCCTCTGTAATCTGTCTAGGCCTTTACACCGTAGCTCTAGAACTTCTCTGCCCCTGGTTTCCAGCTGGACAGCCTCAGCCAGAGAGCCGTGAGCTGACGAAGTACCAGTCTTAACACAGCTGCAGTTCCGGAGGTGGCCACATTCCTCCATAGTCACACCTCTCACTGTGAAGATCCCCTTTCAGCACACCAACTCTCGCAGGGCTCTGCCTGCCGTGTCTCCTCTTCCTGCCCTTCAGACCATGCTTGGGCAATGATGTGTCCATACTGTACTTCTTCAGACACTTCTCCACCTCTTACTGGGATCCTCACTAGCCCCCTTGTAAAGGGGCCTGGGTTGAATCTCCTAGATTAGACCTTTGTGGCTGTGTGTGCCATTCGTTCTTGCCAGAACTCTGCCACCCGCTGTTAATCTCTGAAGctttttctgatggtctcagtGATTAGCTAAAGAGGCCACATATGATACAGGCCAGTCACGGTTCTCTTGTGATTTAGGCAACAAGTACTCAGAGACGGTAGCCTGTCTTGTGGGATGGAGAAGCCATGAGGGTGCGAGGTTCATGCTCCTAGCTTCAggtaccccaccaccaccaccgtgcAGAACAGCATTCAAATATTGGTTTTAATTTCTTAGGTCCCTGTGCTGCTCTGACTCTTGCTTTCGAATAGGATCTGTTTGAGCCTGTTTGAAATAGGTTTGTTAGCTGCAACCACTGAGCCTACAACAGTTATTCTGCTAGTACAGACAGGACAGCCAACATCAGCCTCTAATCGTCTGCCTCCAAAGCCTGTATTTTTGGACAGATGGCACATgcttactttgtttgtttgtttgttttgttttgtttttgagacagggtctctctgttagccctggatgtcctgaaacgcactctgtagaccagattgacctcaaactcatagagattcactagcttctacctcccaagtgctgggaattaagGCCTGTGCCGATACCACCCAGCAGAGAAACACATGTTTATAAACATAGTCCTCTTCATCCTGGGATTGCCACAGCTCTGGAAAGTCCCCCAGACTGGACATTGCTCTCATGGGAAAAGATCTATAGTGTTCAGGgatttcctgaaacattttgACTCATCGTCGATCAAACATGAAACTTCTGCATTTTGCTGAAGTTGACCGGTGGGATCATGCATTTATGGCAGAAGATAAACTCTGAACCCAGATGAATTGCAGTGTTAACCCCCAGTAAGGAAAAACCCATCTTCCCAAGGCTCTTCTTCATAAAGCCAGCTTTTCATTCACACTGGGACTGTGTGAACCCTTTCGTCTTAAATAATCTGCAACAACTGCTCCACTTCTGAAAGCTTTCTCCAGCCTCTCACTGACAGGAGACGAGAGAACTTTTCTTGATAAAGGTGCCCTTGGAGGCACTACATTCTGTCAAGACAAGTGGGATGCTAAGGCTTGTCAAGGTGCTGCTAAAAATATAACTAATGAGAGTTCTCTTGGGGGGTTACAGGTCAGAGCAGTCCAAGCAAGAGACGGATTTCAGCACAGGGTGACTATCACCTGCAGAAGAGGAAGTGAGACAGAAGCCAGTTTTTCTAGGGATATAGGAACAAGGTGCTCCCCCTTCTCTTTACCTGTTCTTTCTAGGGTGTCTCTTCCATACTCCAAAAACCGCTTCAGCCAGGCGATGCATTCTTCCTCCAGCCAGTTCTTTTGGTACTGCAACTCATGCAGATTGGCCTCCCATGCCCGCTTGGTGATATGAGCTACGTTATCGACAGCCACCCAGGACAGGGTGTCTTTATTGAAGCTGAGGAAATCTCGTCCGTCGTACGCGTATTGGAGAAACCCTGTGGTGCTGCCGTCTTCCAGCAGCTCGCAGCCAATCATTCTCTGGTAAGTGTGAAGCCCTGGAACACACACGATCTATGGGTGAACACAGAGACAGATGCATTCTCGAGAGATGCAACTGCAGCATGGCCGGAAGCACTCTTAGAAGGCACCGCCACATAAGCCTGTATATTTGGGTTCCAGAAGGTTCCTGTTTTATAGACCCACCTGCTAACAGACATCGGTGGGGGTACCTACTGCATGCCAAAGAATCACGATGATACCTGCCTGGAAGAAATTATCCTATCTTTGGAGTGATTCATTGATAAATTTCATAGCTATTCTGAGTGCAGCGTAGGAGCAAGAGATATGCAGAAATATCTCTGGGACAATTAATATAGTAAGCTTCTACGCAGAAATAAGCAAATCAGAAAGCCTAGCCATCAGAAAATGAGCCCCAAGATGGGCAAatttagaaggagaaaagagaagactgTTAGACGCCAACACAATAAGAATATGGGGATGAGGGATCAAGGGTTTTCACAGAAGAGTCTGGAAGAGACATAGAGGAGACGGTGGGAATAGAGCTCCATCATCATGATTTTCTAAGCACTGCCAAAGGCTACAGAGGATCTAAGCAACTGGTGACACTGGCCATAGGCAGCCCCAGGGCCTTTCCTCTGAGGACGAGCCCGTGAGGTCACGCGCTCACGTCTGCTGCAGTCTCACCTGAGTGGTTGTAGTGTCTCTGCAGGTGCCTCAGCTCCACTGTGAAGGTCTGCTGCCAGCCCCTCAGCAGCTGCGTGTACCTCTCCCAGTGATCAGGCACCAGGTTCTCCGCCATCCACGGAGCCCTCGGCTCCTTCTGTCGGGTGACGCTGTCGTAGGTAGTGATCGGGTGTGAGTCCACATAGCCAACAGAGATAAACTCGGGGACTCCAGGGCCAGGGTCCGAAACAGCCAAACGAAAATATCTCAGCGAGTGAGTCCCTGAGGAGGAGGCGAGGAAGGAAGGTGTGGAGAGTCCCACACAGATGACGGAACATATTAACTGCAATCCATGGCATCCCCACACCAACGTCCTTGCCCCATTCTCAGAGGCATTCATCTACTGTTTGTTCCAGGACAGTTATGGAATCCTGGGAATTACGACCTGGGAAAGACTTCAGCCCTATGGCTGAGAATAAAAGTTAATAGGTAACTTCACCTTGTAAGCAATGTACAGTGTGATTCTCTGGTCTTGGGAGAAGGGTCAAGGACTATTCACTGGCCCTGGGGTCTGGGGACTATGCCTGAAGAAGCTCTCAGAACCTCTGAGGGAGAGAACAACCCTAACAACCCAACCCCCTTGTTTTTCCAATAAAGCCTCTAGGTTGATAAGTAAGGACCCTCGTGTTACCCTATTCTCTCTGCACACATGGGCGTGCGCGCCCCTCCTCCCAGATTAGAGAGAGTCAGAACAGCTGTTAAGACTCATCCTTCCTGGGGACAACATTTTCAGAAGCACAGTGATTTTCCTTGCTGTACCAAACTACTTTTCTGAGGTACttatcatttttctatttttttcttccctctaagTATCAGTACGAGGATTTTGATCATCACTAAGGGCTAAAAGTGAAATGAAAGGAAACAATTCCTCTCCTCCCCCATGAACTCTTGGGTTGTCCAAGAAGTTCAGGGCTTGGTGGAGATAAGAAAGATGGTTTCTAAGTAGCATGATAGGAGCTATCATGTCAAGTTGGGCTCTTGAGGAAGACTTTGCAGAGAAAATGACATCTTGGAGATCTCAGGGTCAAGAGGTGAGCAGGCCAAGGGGAGAGGGGGACAGAGTATACATTCTGGCCAGGGACACCACAGCCTTCATTCTCCCTGGGAGGCGTCGGTTGCCCCTACAAGTACAAGTTACACCTGGCACTTAGCTGAGCTTCTAAAATGACAGTTCACTATATATGGATAGCCGTTGACAGATGTGGAATCAGTAATTCAGAATAGGGAACATGAAGAAAAGTCCATGCTGCACTCTCCTTCAGAGCATGTCAGACCTCGGGAGAATTTGTGTCTTAGCAGAATGGGGTATGGAGATGTTCAAAGATTTAATATAGCTGTTAAGGGGTCAAATTATTTGGGAAGACTAAAATTGTTCCACACAAATGGCAATTCCGTACCATTTGCCCTGATCCTTTTCTTGCTCCAATAATTATGAAATCAGTTCGGGTTCTCCCCTTTCTATGAGTCAACAGCATTACTCACTTGTTTAGCTGAAATCTATGATCTAGAATTTGGCCCTTGGTCTAGCTGGGCCAGTCAAACTGCTTCTCAAGGGGCCTCTGGTGCTCATTTGCTTCTGCTAGGCATTGCTGGAGGGCCCATCCAACCCAACAAGCAGGTCTGACACCAACGTGCCGGCTGTGGCACTCTGCTGAGTTTTGTCCCTTTAACTTGGAACAGTAGCAGTTGGGCCATTTTTGACAAGCATCTAAGTAAGGCTACTGGAATATGGAACAATGAAATACGTATTTTCAAGCATTCACCCATGGAGAAGATCTGTATTTACTGAATAGCTACCGCGGACAAGATATGCGGCAACATCAGTAAGAAGAAAATGAATCAGGTACCAATTCTTCCCTCCAGGAATTTACAATATAACTGGAGATTTCCATATAACATAACAAATACAAGTATCACAAGAGAGGCACTGATGGCGTGCAGGCAGGACAGGAACCCTGCACTCAGAGAACTGATCCACTGAGAACTCCTCCAGGGAAATCAAGGCACAGCAGTTGTACCTTCAGTGAGTCATGAAGGCCAGCAGGTACCTTCATCATAACTATTAGAACCGCTTTTACTTATTGAGCAAGTACCATGTGCTCGGGACCATACTAAACCCTTGAGGAACACTGGTTTCATTCATTCCTCACAatgattaaacaaaacaaacatggcCTCATGCattccaggttggcctcaaactccgtgttcaagaatgatcttgaacttctgattctcctgcctcatgtGTCACCAAATCTGGTTCCAGTGGCACCGGGGATTGAGCCTAGGACTTTGTACAAGCTAGATGAGTACTCTATCTATTGGGCTACCTCCCTAGCTCCCACAATAGCCCTTCAGGGTAGGTCCTATAATTCCCATTCTGCAGATGAAAAGTGCTCACAATTAACTAAATTAAATTAAGTGCAACCTTAGATGGCACGATGAAGGAACTGGGGAATCGAAATCTGAACTCTCACAGGGAAGCTTTTCTACCTCTGACTATCCAACACGGCTTGAGAGAGGCACTGCTCCAATACAGGACGTTACAGCCTCCCAGAGCCTGGATTAAAGtgctctctcctgcccccttgtGCCAAGCACGTTTCAGTCTGACTTTCCAGGCCCTAAGGCCCATGCTTCGGATCCTGTTCAGGAGGTAGTAGGTTCTGATTGGATAACCATGTCAACAATGACCGCTTTATTGTTGCCCTATTCAAGTAACTCAGTGCCTTAGAAAGGTAAAAGTGATTGTGACTTCTGATAACTGCTCTTTGGGATGCCTGGTATTGTGGGAATTCGAGGAGAGAAGTAAACAGTTGTATTTTTTGTTAAAGGAACCTTTGCATACTTCTCAAAAGTGTGCAGTGGTGTTGATGGTTCTGTAGGCAGCAGGAACCATTAGACATCCTCCTCACAACTGTCAAGTGACAGGATCTTACGGTGAGTCTAGAGGAGACACATGCGACACTCGGACTTCTCAGCCactgtattatttttcttgtcCCTATGGAAAAATACGTGATGGAAAcataagggaggaaggatttattttagcaCATGGTATGAAGGGGTACAGTCCATAATGGAAGAAAAGGTGGCTGGAGTCAGTCTAATCTGGGCCTGCCAGAGCTTGTGGCATCATTTGCTCACAGCTCTACAGGTCAGAAAGCAGAGGGCTCAGGCAAGAAGTGTGCTGAACCGGAATTACCTTTGAGCCTTATGCTTAAGGCCCTACGACTGTCATCTAGGCTCCACGTCCATAAACTGCACAACTTCTAAAGAGATGCCACCAAGTGAGCACCGAGAGCTTAAGTATACAAGCCTGGGGGTGCATTTCACATTCAGAGCACAGCATCCCACCCTGGCCCTGGCGGCCCAGGGCCATCTCATCATGCAAGATGCATTTTATATCCGTAAAAGTCCCTAAGCCCCTAAGAGTTCCAAAATTGATCAGAAGTCCAAAATCTTGAACCTGCAGAGATGtgagatttttctttaatttgtacTAATATCATTATACAGTATAATTCTACAGTATATTATTACTAATATCATTATCACAGTTTTTGCCACAGTTGCTTTGACCACAACTGTACTCACATTCCTGTCCTTGCCAAACTACACCCTTCTCAAGTatttcttctctgctttctgttttttatCATTGTAATATGGCTTAAAAAGCAGGAACAGTAACCTCTATAGTCTGAAGTCTGTGCTGACTAGAAATTTTCTTCACCAAATCAATTTAATTCAGCCTCATTTTGGCTTTCAGGACACAGGAAGAATGCagaatgttttttggttttttgttttgttttgttttgtttttttgttttttccagaatGTAACACAAATGGCTTCTGGTCCAATTCCTGCTAAGTCCTTGCTGCCTTCTGAAATTTATATCGGCATCTGGTTGTCCACACGCCTGCCAGGATATCCCACGAAGCTCTAGTTATAGCATTCTAAGGTTTTGCTAGCCCACAGCACCAAAACTCTTCATATTGCTCTTACACTTCTGAGTCCTACAAACTGCACAGTCAAGTTTATCATTGCAATGACCCCACCCTTGGTACCAATTTTCTGTATGAGTTaattttctcactgctgtgacacaATGCTTGATTGACAGAAACAGCTTAAGGCAGGAAGGATTTCTTTTCCTAATGGTTTGAAGGAGGATGATCCATTACGGTGGCGTAGGCATGGGAGCTGGGACTAGCTTAGTGGGGGTCAGAGGAATACCTTGTAGCTCTCTAGCCTCATGTTACAGTCAGGAAGTATCGAGCCTGGAATAGAAGTAGGGTCAACCTATACCTCTCAACCTTCGCCCCTAGAGCCTTAAGTCTGCAAGCTAAGTGCTATGCCCAAAAGCTCTACAACATCACAACAGCGCCACCATCtgaaaccaagtgttcaaacacataaaTCTGTGAGGAACATTTACTGTTGAAACCAAAGGGTTCCAATATCTCATATCATGTAAgtattattcttttctgcatttCCAGTGAACACGGTTCTAGGTGCTAGGGACACAAtaacaaacaaatcaaatcaaaagcCCAGACCTCTGAGATAATTTCTAGAAGGGATATTACCAATTGACAAATGTATAATACAAGCTTATGTGGCAATCTATTGTATAAAGAAAActaaagcagagaaaggagatgaTGTGGAGAGGGCTAACCTGATAAAGGGACCGGAAAAGCCTTCTCTGACCAGATACCATTGGATAGGGTTGTGTCTAGAGTGAAGAAGGGGGCCAGGGGTGGAGACCCTTCCAAATAATTAAACTCAAATTATCCCCCAATTCTTGGGGGTAAATGCTTTGCATACTGGAGCATCAAGGAGACCACTGTGGTGCTCTGGAGAGTGAGTGAAAGAGGGATCTGCGGTGCTTTTCCCCACTGCTTACACCCTGAGTACAATAATGACCACATGCCACCTATTTCCCCAGAGAATCTCCATTTTATGAatcttattattttgttgttgttgttttgttgaggcagggtttctctgtgtagctctagctgtcttggaactcactctgtagacagggctgctcttgaactcacagaggtcttccTGTCCCTGTctaccaaatgctgggattaaaagtgtgcgtCCAATGAATCTTATTCTTCTTAAATGCTTcatttaaattgtaataaaatgtgATTTGACACAtacattctttgtttgtttgtttggttggtttttcaagacagggtttctctgtgtagccttggctgtcctggactactttgtagatcaggctggccttgaactcaccgagatctgtctgcctctgcttctccgagtgctgagattacaggggtgAGCAGCAACACATAGATTCTTAAAAGATTTTTCTCTAATATAAACTTAGATGTCAGAAATAATGTCCCTAGTCATCTGTCTCAATTTGAGctctataaaataaaagcatttagagTTATATGTTTGACCTTTAATCTAGACTTCCTCCGTCCAATTTTTAGCAGTCTTCTATGGTAAGAGGATTATGGTCAAGCAAGAATAGACAGCTGTTCTGCCAACTTAAAAGAAGAATCTGTTTATCAGATTTATATACATTTAGCGTCAACCATGAAGAACAGGGAGTGAAATATTGTCTTGGAGAATTTTTTCCTGCTTGAGCCTGGGCAAGAGCTCCATGGAAACAGATTGAAATCTAGTAAGGTTTTTAGCAAATGCCCGTATTTTTTCATGTTAACTTTTTGAACTCAAGGTTATTTCTAAGCAGATAATCTCCAAGTTTGTCTTTTAACATCAGCACAACCTGCTTACCACATTCAGTCCTTGTCTCGGAAGCATCATTCATAAAGTAGATTGATGTAGTGGGATAACAGCTTTGCTAAATCATGAATAACATCAAGAGACTAACTGATTGTATCAACATGAAACACACAAACTGCATGTAGCTATACGAGGGAAATCTCATGCACAACGTCCCCAGTTTGATTACAGCTGCACGTATCACTAGTTCAGCTGCATACCAGCAGAAAAGAAGAACAAGGAGAAGGGtaaaaaaaaggcacaaaaacACTATTTTTACATCAATTCTGCAAGCACAGTACACCATAGTTTTAAATGTGAATTCGTTATCATTGTCCAAACTTGCTATAACTCATAGCCAGCTGATTTCCATGCCTCAGGAACATTACTTTGAAACATTTCAGGAAGCGTTTAAGTCCCTTTTGGGAACTAGGTAGGGTCatagaaacaagagaaaaatagaGCTGTCTCTCCTCACCTGTAAAAAGAGCAGCTCAGGGAAGATTTGGGGAAAAGAGAATTAGAGAACCATGAACAGGAAGAGCTATGAGGACACACAGGAGGGAGCAGGAGCGATCACCTGTGGGCTatgcagctgaagagagcaaCACGCTGGAAGTAACATGTGAGTTATCTTAACATTTCCTGGAGTTATGTCCCAAACACTCTGCTTCTCTTCCCCACGTCCTCTATCTGTCTATGGTGTAAAAGTGTCTATTTATGGGTAACATTGGGCACAAATACCAAGCAGACCTTACGTTATTTTCCATAATCTGAAATTCCTTCTCTGTCATTGTCTTCAAAGTTTACTTAAGCGAGAGTCACGGGAGGAAACAGCCTTTACCAGACAGTTCCCATGAAGAGACTATAATAAAGCAACTatttaaaaaatcactttcaCCCCTAAGATTGGGAGGAAACGAACAGCAAATGAGAGTTAACAAAGCCCAGTGGAAGCTAAAACTATAAAGAAGAGacattttcagaaaaagaaagaaaacaatcttcccctatcagtggacttggggaggggcattcatgaagaagggagtgggagggtgggatggggggaggagggaggggcttatgagaagatacaaagtgaataaagtgtaattaataaaactaaactaaactaaactaaactaaaataaaataaaataaaataaaataaaataaaaaagaaaacaacctatATTGCAGAgaacttttttggggggtgggggagtaggGTTGGGTCTCATTATGCCactcaaactggcctcaaacttaccattcctccctcccccaaagctCTAGAGTAGCTTGGATTGTCAGTATGCCTCACCTCATTCAGCTGTTAGATTCTTCCAATCATCTGACACATAGCAAGTTATCAATCAATACTTACTTGTACAATGAAATACACAGATGATTTGAAAGCGCACCTTCCTGGCATGCATCAACCAGCAGCTTAGGTAATCTGGTCTGAGGTCTGGATTTCTCCTATGAACCTTTAGAAATGCCAGCACCAGCTAGAAAGCAGTTGGTTAGGGCAGAGAAGACTAGCACCTTCTGCTACACGCAGACTCTCTTGTGTTGGTGGCAACACAGGGCTCCTGATTTCCTAGAGACACAAGCTCCCTAAACTACAATGAACGACTGAGGGTTTTtgtaggtttgtttttttcaatttttattcatttttatgcacattggtattttgcctgcacgtgtgtctatgtgaagatgtcagatcccctaaaactggagttacagacagttgtgaggcgccatgtgggtgctaggaattgaacctgtgtcctctggaagaacagccagtgctcttagccgtctctccagccccagaacttTGTTTTGAAGCAACGAATATTTTCTACGCCTGGTAAACAAGCTCAGCGCCATGGCTTTTCTTTCTTGGATCTTTTGTTGCAGGTAGTCCTtgtggagagaagggaaaataTCTATTGACCTGAACAATGGACCCCCctggactgttcaacatccctaaaACTCTCTCTGCAGTCCTATAAGATTCGCTGttagggaagagaagaaacagaaggaagaaagggaagtacAAAAGCAGCCCTCAGAGGGGAAGTGAGTGCATTACCGAGGAAGTCCTTCTAGAAAGGCtgacatctgcacacacacacacacacacatctgggcAGCAGGTCATCGGATCCATCATCCCTTCAAGCCTTGGGTGGAATGGGCTTGTAGATTTGTCCCTTACTTTTTCACAGTTAGCACCACAAGTTTAGGAAGCAAAGGTGTTGTGCTTCAGCTTTGGATTTAGGAGTGTAAGA is part of the Meriones unguiculatus strain TT.TT164.6M chromosome 11, Bangor_MerUng_6.1, whole genome shotgun sequence genome and encodes:
- the LOC110563249 gene encoding major histocompatibility complex class I-related gene protein isoform X4, encoding MLLLPLLVVFLVNHSQARTHSLRYFRLAVSDPGPGVPEFISVGYVDSHPITTYDSVTRQKEPRAPWMAENLVPDHWERYTQLLRGWQQTFTVELRHLQRHYNHSGLHTYQRMIGCELLEDGSTTGFLQYAYDGRDFLSFNKDTLSWVAVDNVAHITKRAWEANLHELQYQKNWLEEECIAWLKRFLEYGRDTLERTAASL
- the LOC110563249 gene encoding major histocompatibility complex class I-related gene protein isoform X2 yields the protein MLLLPLLVVFLVNHSQARTHSLRYFRLAVSDPGPGVPEFISVGYVDSHPITTYDSVTRQKEPRAPWMAENLVPDHWERYTQLLRGWQQTFTVELRHLQRHYNHSGLHTYQRMIGCELLEDGSTTGFLQYAYDGRDFLSFNKDTLSWVAVDNVAHITKRAWEANLHELQYQKNWLEEECIAWLKRFLEYGRDTLERTEPPVVRTSRKETFPGVTTLFCRAHGFYPPEISMTWMKNGEDIAQEVDSGGVLPSGDGTYQMWVSVDLDPQSKDVYSCHVEHCGLQMVLEAPQESANILLVVITASGTIILTTVLAGVGVLTWRRWAGGERREGLQGTAAAVSLLQS
- the LOC110563249 gene encoding major histocompatibility complex class I-related gene protein isoform X3, whose amino-acid sequence is MLLLPLLVVFLVNHSQARTHSLRYFRLAVSDPGPGVPEFISVGYVDSHPITTYDSVTRQKEPRAPWMAENLVPDHWERYTQLLRGWQQTFTVELRHLQRHYNHSGLHTYQRMIGCELLEDGSTTGFLQYAYDGRDFLSFNKDTLSWVAVDNVAHITKRAWEANLHELQYQKNWLEEECIAWLKRFLEYGRDTLERTELMASTHQKFP